From Bacillota bacterium, the proteins below share one genomic window:
- a CDS encoding zinc ABC transporter substrate-binding protein, which yields MTPVHSKVITAHCFAICFIIIFLAGCAVNTVDGDSVSVASGEAKLTVFTTIYPVYYFTSEIVMDKGNVVNLIPSGGEAHHWEPSPRDMVKMNQADALVYSGAGMEAWIDDVLAGLDTGVRAVDCSENIDLLEDGGVQHVEDKREARVDPHIWTNPVNAAIMVDNITKALCAIDPANAGFFRHRRDLLNQKLKELDQDFKNTLQDISSNDIVVSHSAFGYMAQRYGLNQIAVRGISPEVEPGPARLAEIVDTIRQKNIKCVFFESLVSPKISDTIAREAGVKTLVLYTLGGISVENKAQGENYFTLMRKNLANLKEGLGG from the coding sequence ACAGCGCACTGCTTTGCTATTTGCTTTATAATTATCTTTTTAGCAGGTTGTGCAGTGAATACGGTTGATGGGGATTCAGTCAGTGTGGCTTCGGGCGAAGCAAAACTCACGGTTTTTACAACCATCTACCCAGTGTATTATTTTACATCAGAGATTGTCATGGACAAAGGAAATGTTGTAAATTTAATACCATCCGGAGGCGAGGCACACCACTGGGAACCTTCTCCCAGGGATATGGTGAAAATGAATCAGGCAGATGCTCTTGTCTACAGTGGTGCCGGCATGGAAGCATGGATTGACGATGTGCTTGCCGGTCTGGATACAGGAGTTAGGGCTGTAGATTGCAGTGAAAATATTGATTTACTGGAGGACGGCGGGGTACAGCACGTGGAAGATAAGCGCGAAGCCAGGGTCGATCCCCATATATGGACCAATCCTGTGAATGCTGCAATAATGGTAGACAATATAACAAAGGCTCTTTGTGCAATTGACCCTGCTAATGCCGGTTTTTTTCGCCACCGCCGGGATTTATTAAACCAAAAGTTAAAAGAGCTTGACCAAGATTTTAAAAACACACTACAAGATATAAGTTCCAATGATATTGTGGTATCCCATTCTGCTTTCGGCTATATGGCACAGCGGTACGGGCTAAATCAGATTGCTGTAAGGGGTATTTCACCGGAAGTTGAACCGGGTCCGGCGAGGTTAGCAGAAATAGTTGATACTATTCGGCAAAAGAATATTAAATGTGTTTTTTTTGAGTCCTTAGTAAGCCCTAAAATTAGCGATACTATTGCCAGAGAAGCCGGGGTAAAAACCCTTGTTTTGTATACATTAGGTGGTATATCTGTAGAAAACAAAGCTCAAGGTGAAAATTATTTCACCTTGATGCGTAAGAATCTGGCCAACCTCAAGGAAGGATTGGGGGGATAA